DNA sequence from the Bombus vancouverensis nearcticus chromosome 8, iyBomVanc1_principal, whole genome shotgun sequence genome:
TATCCTGTCTACTTTCTCTcgttttttaacatttttaaatctcttttcgtttaattctttttattacTTCGTAGTTATTTCCTCGTCAGTTTTAATCGAGTTTATTTTACAACTTGCTCATACCAaggaataaattttttttataaaaataaattcatacTTGACATTTTTAACAACCTTTATACTCCTACGATGGAAAATTGTATCTAAACAATAAATTGACCATTTTTTATAAAGTCTACGATCTTCTGCACGGTGTTCTGGAACCTGGCGAAGTTTACTTTGGCTTCCTCCGAGGATTTCGATTTGTAAATGGCAGTGGTGTAGGCGGCTGTCAATTCAGTGACCAATGTTTGTGCTCTTTTGGCGGCGGCTTCGATCGAACCTGACGGCGTTTTGATGCTGTGCGCTGTCCTTACGATTTCCTCTTTGATGAGCTTCACTAGCTGCTCGTCGTCCTTCTTGCTCGACGTCTCCGtggaaataatatgaaaaatctGTCTGATGGCCTCGTCCGCTATACCTGAAATAAAAGCTTCTTGAAACAACGAATGATTCGATTTTCCTTTGTATTGATTTCCCTCGTGCAGCTTTAAAATTCGCCGAAGTAACCTTTGATTCTCTCGCTTTATTCTTCACAAGTTACTTCTTTGATTTACTGTTTAGAAAATTTGGCAAGGAGGAACTTCTGCCAGTTTCATATTTTATCGTTTCTTGAAATATTTGGTATTCGACCTTGAATAAATTAATTCTAATGAGATTCAACCTACAAAATTAGTGAAAGCTATACTCTGTATACGCTATTGATCAAAAGATATTTGCACAAATCTGCGCAGTCTACTTTTGAATCATTACCTTCGCAGAATCTGACAGTTTAGAAGacagttttaattaaaaatctagCAAAGTAAAAAACATGTCTATTGATATGTGTAGTACGTATTTCACTAGAATCGAGGAAATTACAGCagtttttttttaatcgataatgtatataaaatactgACTGcacttatttttcaaaaataccGAGAAATTCATTGTAGAAATTCTCTGACAAAGAAATAACTATTGCAATTTTTCCCTGATTCGAAACCATTTGAAACTCCTTCagtagaaatttaatatttcacgatTTTGACATCCAAGAATTTTAATCTTAATATCGTACAACTTTAATTTCTCTGTCAACCTTAATACTATTCTATCGATATTACTCTGAATTTTGAAAAACAATTCCACTCTTCTACTCTTAATCCtatattttgtatttctttAAAAACACGTTAAGAAGACATCTCCAAATAGTTAACCTTCCAAAAATTCCCAATATATTCCAAATATACACAATagaaaaagaatcgaaagaTCTTTACAAATCAGCGAAATTTCTCTTATCGTTAACTTTACGAAAGAATCTCATGGATTATCGAGGAAAGAATATATCGTTCACCTGGTGCCGCTATTTTGCCCTCGATCGATCCACGTGGATCAATCCCGCTGGATCGCGGCACGCTGCAAGTTGCAAGAACGATCGTGATCGTTGCGAGCTTTGCCATCCTTGAACGTTCCATCGGTCGAAACTGCGGGTCGTACGACATtcgattttctctttttatactTACAGCTAGCCACGTTGTAGTTCGTGTGCATCGTCGTATGATGTAAATTGTAATTTCTCGTTCGTTGTCGGAACCGATTATTACGAACGATCCCGATGAGTGTCATTAAAAGGAAAAGACAGAAGGGAAAGTGGAGCAACGTGACGTAGGAAAGTATATTGTTTCGCGGTTTACTTTGATTTTCATGGTGATCCATGGAGGGAGAAGAAGCTACTATACTGGGGAAAATTGCAGCCACGTGAAAGCGCCAAAGCGGTTTGCAACAGTCTACGGCGCGTTTTCGTCGAAACTGCTATGCGTTTTGGATGCTACGAATTGGATTTTAATTGAAACTGATATTTATAGATTTTAATGAGAACAACGCTTTGCCTTTGagttaaaattctttttacatTCGTGGCCAAGGATTTTAATTTAGGATTGTTAGACTTGTTAAACTGTAATTTTTACTAAtaacataattttttttactaattaaaATGAAGCGATTTTCGATACAATTTagatagaatattattttagtaATGTAATTCTAAATAAAGATTAAAGATGCAGAAACAATCTTAGAACAAAAGAATTGCGAACAACTTTATAAAACAAAGAATAATCTTACTCTATTGTGTCATTTAAGTAAACCCAGCAAAATAACCTGAATCTAGAATTACCAGACTCATCAAAACGATGGACTCCAGATTCGTTGATCTTCGAGCTGAAAATTGAAAGCGAAATGGTGGCTTCAAATTCTATCGCGTTTCTTACTGCAACCTCCTGTAATATCTCGTTTTAGttttcctctttcaaattaGGAAGTAAAATTTGCGCGAAATTCTTACGAAGTTTTTACGATATGTCCAATAATCCAGTCGACTTTCCTTCTGTCATACTTCATTCTAGATTTTTTCCTTCAAAAATTGTGACATGAAATTTGTGCCAAGTTATTTTTGTATAATGTTATTGTGTAAAGATTCTATAATATTTCGAACGATTCAGGCGACTTTCCTCGGTTAGGACAACGGGCTCAACAGGTCGTCGGTTCCCCCTCGAAAAACGCAGAACCAGTGCCGATGCTAGCCGGCGGTAAAAGTGCGTGAACATAGGGAGGGAGTGCATCCAGCCATGATTCCTCTTCACCGATTTTTACCCCCTTCCTGTCCCCTGTATACCATACTCCCCCATTGAAACGGCGGCTCGATGGCTCGCGATTAAAGTCTGCAGTGGTTTCCAGAATTCGTGTTTCGCAAAGGACGATCACTTTCACCAACGACGATACACTATGGACTATACACGAAACCATTCTATATACTTTGATTTATCTGTTTTATAATTGCCACTGCACAGTTAAAACTACGTGTTTCTTCGAATTAGTTATAGAATATTTCAATTGTATATTTGAAATGTCGTTTGACAACGTTTgaaacgtttgaaaattctcCGGAGCAAGCTAGGAAATTTTCTGCTAGATTTTTATTCAACCATAATTTCACAGATTCTATGGCTAACTGTTTTTACGTAAAGATTTCAATGAATATTGTGATTTTCATTTAACAGCAATTTCGATAGATCATGGTAGCTGTTCCTGTGCGATGTATATCTATGTGATctaattatttctataatattaggttgtccgaaaagtttctttcgttttatgaggaaataatagacgcacaacgttttttgttttatattattttgtcgaattacgtacggtcCATTTTGT
Encoded proteins:
- the LOC143303005 gene encoding uncharacterized protein LOC143303005; its protein translation is MAKLATITIVLATCSVPRSSGIDPRGSIEGKIAAPGIADEAIRQIFHIISTETSSKKDDEQLVKLIKEEIVRTAHSIKTPSGSIEAAAKRAQTLVTELTAAYTTAIYKSKSSEEAKLRRQRHCLGYTCVYAYGNEIILADV